CGTTCATAAACATAAGTAATAACTTTTTTTGAAACTGTGGCCATTGATTCCGATGGTGGGTACACACCATCTTCACATTCACCTTTGAGTAGTGTTGCCCCCATGATCCGATCCTTCACCAAAAAATGAGATGGATGAAATTCTAAATAAACATTATTGTGTTTGGTGaaatgatgaattgagataagatttttcttaatggtGGGAATGCAAAGAGTATCATGTAAATGAAAAATACGATTAGGCGAAGCAAAAGCAATGAACCAACATGAGATACAGGCAAACTTGAACCATCACCAATTACCACCTCATCAGTACCATTATACTCCGAGTGTATTGAAAGATTGGAGAGGTCAGTGGTCATGTTGTGAGATGTTGCTGAATCAAcaagtcattttttatttttccttgagaaaaGGTGGCACAATTTGCTGTGAGTTCATGTGAATTAAACTTGGAGCAGGTCTTGGCCATATGGCTCATTTGGtcacaaaattgaaattttggCTTATATTTCTTGAAGCCCAAATCGGATGGCCCACGCTTGCCATTACCTTGGTTCCCATTTGAAAAATGCCTTTGTTAAGAAGATGACCCATCATTTCCATATGAGCTCCCCTTCTGTTGAGTGTGGTTTGCAGTGGCTATCAGAGTTGCGGATTATGCTTCTAGCAAGATACTGTAATTTTCATGAGCAACCAGCAAGTCATGAATTTCCTCAAATTTCATTGAGGTTTCCCAAGCACGAATGGGTGCTGCAATGTCGCGGAACTCTAGCCCAAggccatttaaaatataaagtgtTAGATCATCATCCAAAACAGGGTGATCTATGATTGCAAGCTCAATAACAATCATTTTTACGCCTTGGAGGAATTTGGTGACAGTTCTACTACCACGGGTGCTCAAGGTTAAATTCTTGTTGAGTTGCATTGCACGTATTAGAGATTTGCCCACATAGAGGCAAGTAAGGGCTATCCAGGCCTCTTGAGACGTTTTCCAGGAGATAAGGAGTGGTGTGATTGTTGTAGGGGCAGAAGCAAGAATGGCATGGAGGAGGAGTTTATCTTGGCAAACCCAGTGGGAGTTCGCTACTTTGGAGGTGGTGGAATTGGTTGCATCAATGGTTGGACATTGATGTTTTCCGGTGACAAAATCAATAAGGCCATAACCTATTAGCAGTGCTTCAAATTGAACTCTCCATTGGGGAAACGTGGTAGGGGTAAGTTTTTCATTAATAGTGGTGACAACATTGATGGGAATGATTGGTCTTTCGAAAGGAGAGGATATTGTAGGGATATTAGCCATGATCGAGAGAAAAATGAATAGGGAATCTCGTTAGAGGGCTGGCTCTTTGGATATCATAAAGAGACAAAACACTGCtttagtttgaattttgaacacACAGTATTGTTATTCACAGTATGTTTACATACAAGTTTTGGATGAGCTATCTATGGAAATATACAACATATAGCATTTAAACAGAGAATCAAAACTGATAGCATttacaaatgaaatttaaactATTATTTGATTTACTGTTGGACTGATTTGTTGCTTCGGTTGGGATTGTGGAATATCTTCAGCATTTTCCTTAATAGGAAGCAGGATTTTCATCATTCATGTTCACAAGCTTGCAAAGCTGTTCCCTTTAGGCAAGTTATTTACATCTTTGAAAAAACTTTATAAACCAAATTAACATGCAGGTTGGAGTCCACATGACCATCGATCCCAGTACTCTGGCTTGCtagtaaaatttttcatatattatttcTCTCACACATGTATTATTTATGAAGATTTGGAGTTATTTGTGTCATATGATCTTGTACTTCAGTGCGAAGCTTAATGACGGACATGAAGGTTAGAGAAGGCCTGGAAACTAGTACACAAAATATGCATGCAATCATGGAGGAATACCTTCAATTCTATGAACAAAAAGGGGTAtgaattctatatatattttgtagaattaaaatttattattagaatgtggatttcttttactttttgtatatctTAGATTTgttaatttcttatttaaaattgacaaattatacaaattattttcctataaaaaatatGACGCGTGGGGGACACGAATTGGGTAGTTGCAAGCTGtatcaatcaattaatcaaatgaggtttgctacatataagcaaAATCGCGTATTAAtatgcgtaccaatactgattccttcatactcaaaattaaaattagcactgttttcaataaaatctactttttgactaatcatattatATTGGCCGGTGTACATATTAGTGCGCAGTTATGCTtgactgttttcaataaaatcttcaTATGTAcactaatctaatgtgattggtcaaaaagtatattttattgaaaacagtgctaatttaaattttgaatatgaa
This genomic interval from Carya illinoinensis cultivar Pawnee chromosome 2, C.illinoinensisPawnee_v1, whole genome shotgun sequence contains the following:
- the LOC122301643 gene encoding uncharacterized protein LOC122301643; amino-acid sequence: MANIPTISSPFERPIIPINVVTTINEKLTPTTFPQWRVQFEALLIGYGLIDFVTGKHQCPTIDATNSTTSKVANSHWVCQDKLLLHAILASAPTTITPLLISWKTSQEAWIALTCLYVGKSLIRAMQLNKNLTLSTRGSRTVTKFLQGVKMIVIELAIIDHPVLDDDLTLYILNGLGLEFRDIAAPIRAWETSMKFEEIHDLLVAHENYSILLEA